The Amycolatopsis coloradensis sequence CCCTGACCCCAATCGCCGCTCACGACCAGCTGTACCGATGCTGAGTCACTGGTCGACTACGCTTTGATACTTTCGATTTTGACCATTTTCACGGTGCGGGGTTAGTGTTCGGCGATGGAAGACGTGGACGCGGCCGGACTGGACTTCTGGTCGTTCGTGGCGCTGGCGAACCGGCGGCTCGCGCATGAGTACGGCTTCCGGCACCAGCTGGCGACCGAGGTCCTGCTGACCCTGAATCGTGCCTCCGACCTGGTGACTTACGATCTCGAAGCCGCGGTGCACCGGCCGCGCGGGCGGTCGTGGTCGGCGTTCCGGCTGCTGTTCGTGGTCTGGCTCGCCGGGCCGCTCGAACCGACCAGCGCGGCCCGGCTGACCGGGATGAGTCGGGCGGCGGTGTCGAATCTGGTCAAGACGCTGGTCGCGGAGGGGATGCTCCACCGCGTCCCGGACGAACGGGACGGCCGTTCGGTGCAGTTGTCGCTGACCGAGGCGGGGCACGAGGAGATGGTCTCGGTGTTCCGCGAGCACAACGAGCGCGAATTCGGCTGGACGAACGCGCTGACCGAGACCGAACAGCGCATCCTCGTCATGCTGCTGGGCAAGCTGATCACGAGTCGCGCCGAGTTCGGCACCCGGAGCCGCAAGTAGGCCGAAGGACGCTTTCCCCGCATGTCACGGGAGGAAAGCGCCCTTCACCGCGTCGCATGCGGGGAAAGTCCCCTTCAGCACCTTCCCGTCGCCCGGAAGACCGGACTACGCTGCCCGATGGATAGTAAAAGCGTGAACTAAATCGGCCAGGAGGAGACCATGGTGGACGGCGGACGGATTCCCGCGCTCTTCGCCGGGCTGTGCGACGACGCCGCGGTGTTCCCGCCCGGGCTGGCCCCGCTACCGGACGCCGTCGCGGCGCACGACGAGCACGTCTCCGCCTGGTACGCCGGCCTCGTCGGCCCGCTCGTCATCGCCGCCACCGCGCTCGGCGACCTCGCCGAAGTGCTGGGAGACCGGGCGGCCCCGCTGCCGGTCTCGGTGACCCTGCCCGGCGGGCCCGCGCAGCTCGACGGCGTACTCGACGCCGTGGAGAAGCTCCCGGTGAAACTCGACGCGCTTGAGATCGCCGTCCCGGACGGGATGGGCCCGGACGAGGTGCTCGCCGCGCTTTCCCGTGCCACCGCACCGGTCTTCGTCGAGATCCCGCGCGACGAGCGACGTGTCCCGCTGCTGACCGCCCTTTCCGGCACCGGTCACCACGCGAAGTTCCGCACCGGTGGCGTCCGGGCCGACCTGTACCCCGGCGAAGCGGAGCTCGCCGCGTCGGTGCGGGCAGCCGCCGGGGCGGGCGTTCCGTTCAAGGCCACCGCCGGGTTGCACCACGCCCTTCGCAACACCGATCCCGAGACCGGCTTCGAACAGCACGGCTTCCTCAACCTGATGCTCGCCACCGACGCCGTCCTCACCGATGGCGACGCCGAAGCCGTTCTCGCCGAACGAGACGGCGCTGTCATCGCCGGACGGCTGCGGGAGCTGCACGCGGATCGCGTCACCGCCCTCCGCGCGGCTTTCACGTCGTTCGGCACCTGCAGCATCACCGACCCCCTGACCGAACTGGCCGGACTCGGCCTGCTCGAGGCGCCCCGAGGAGAGGCATGACCACGATCGACATCCCCGCAGGCTCGCTGTTCGGGATCGACAACCTGCCGTACGGCGTGTTCTCCGTCGACAGCGATTCCCCGCGCGTCGGCGTGCGCGTCGGCGACTCCGTTCTCGACCTGGCCGCGGCGCTCGGCGACGACGTGTTCGCCGCGCCGACCCTGAACCCGTTCATGGCGCAGGGATACGACCGCTGGGTGGCGGTCCGGGAGCGGATCCGCGACCTGGTCACCGGCGAGGTCCCCGACGGCGCGGTCCACCCCGTCGAACGGGTGACCCTGCACCTGCCGATCGAGGTCGCGGACTACGTCGACTTCTACGCCTCCGAACACCACGCCTCGAACGTCGGCAGGCTCTTCCGCCCCGACGCGGAACCGTTGCTGCCCAACTGGAAGCACCTCCCGGTCGGCTACCACGGGCGGTCCGGCACCGTCCTGGTCTCCGGTACGGACATCGTGCGCCCGAGCGGTCAGCGCAAGGCCCCGGCCGAAGCGGCGCCGGTGTTCGGGCCGAGCACGCGGCTGGACATCGAGGCCGAGATGGGCTTCATCGTCGGCACCGGAACCCCGCTGAACACCCCGATCACCCCGGATTCCTTCCCCCGCCACGTTTTCGGCGCGGTCCTGCTCAACGACTGGTCGGCCCGCGACATCCAGGCGTGGGAATACGTCCCGCTGGGCCCGCACCTCGGCAAGAGCTTCGCGACGTCGATCTCTCCTTGGGTCGTGCCGATCCTGGCGCTGGAGGCCGCGCGGATCCCGCTGCCCGGCCAGACGGACCCGGAGCCGCTGCCGTACCTGCGGGAAAGCGACGCGTGGGGGCTCGACATCGACCTCGTCATCGAATGGAACGGCGAGGAGGTCAGCCGCCCGCCGTTCCGCGAGATGTACTGGTCGCCCGCCCAGATGCTCGCGCACCTGACGGTCAACGGCGCCTCCTCGCGCACGGGCGACCTGTACGGCTCCGGCACGATCTCCGGACCGGAGAAGCACCAGCGCGGCGCGTTCCTCGAATTGTCCTGGGGCGGCAAGGAACCGCTCACGGTCAAGGGAGAGGAGCGCACCTTCCTGCTGGACGGCGACGAGGTCGTGATCACCGGCACCGCGCCCGGCGCGAACGGCTCGCGGATCGGGTTCGGCGAGGTGCGGGGACGCGTCCTGCCTGCCCTGTGACTCAGCTACCGGGAATCCCGTTGGGCGGCGGCCCGTCGTTCGCGGCGGAGTCGTCCGCCTTGATGGGTGCTTCGCCGAGGTCGGTCACCAGTACCGGTGTCAGATCCTTGCCGACGCCTCCCTTGAGTTCGACCACCGACATCCCGGAGATGCCGAGGTGGCTGTCTCCGGTGTACCGGAACGGCGCCAGACCCGGTCCCTCGAACGTCTTCCCGGACTGCTGGATCACCTCGACGAGGTGCTCGCGCGTCAGGTCCTTTCCGGCCGCCCGCAACGCCTGGACGAACGTGTACGCCTGCGCCATCCCGTAAATGCGGTAGTTCGTCAGGTCGCCGCCCTTGCCGTGTGCCTTCCAGACGCTCTGCCACAGCTTCGTCCACGCGTTGTCCGGCGCGTCGACACCCGGCAGGTACTCGGTGGTGACCACGCCGTCGATGAGCGACGCGCCGTTGGTGACCTTGCCTTCGGAGAACCGCGCGAGCAGCGAACCGACGAGCGCGGGATCGGAGCCGACGTTGCTGTAGACCCACTTCGGCTTGAACCCGATCTTCAGCGACGCCAGCTGGGAAAGCGCGGTGTACGACGGAACGGTGAAGCCCAGCACCAGATCCACGCCCGCGGCCTTGAGTTTCGCGATCTGCGGCGCGATGTCGGTGTTGCCGGGCGAGTATTTCGCGACCTCCACGATCTGCTGCCCGAGGTAACGCCGGACACCCTTCTCGCCGTCGCGGCCGAAGTCGTCGTCCTGGAGGAACAGGCCGACCTTGGCGTTCGGCATGTTCTTCCGAACCCAGTCGCCGATGATCTTGCCCTCGATCTCGTAGTCCGGCTGCCAGCCGAAGGTGAACGGCGCCTTCTTCGGATCGTCGCCCCAACGCAGCGAACCCGAGGACACGAACAGGTCCGGCACCTTGGAGTTGTTCAGGAAGTCGACGACGGCGCTGTGCGTGGGCGTGCCGAGGCCGCCGACCATCGCGAAGATCTCCTCCCTGAGCACCAGTTCGTCGGTGACCGCGCTCGTGGTGGTCGGGTTGTAGCCGTCGTCCTTCACCACGAACTCGATCTTGCGGCCGTTGACGCCGCCGTTCGCGTTCACGTAGTCGTAGTAGGCCTGATGACCGCTCGGGATCTCGCTGTAGCCCGGCGCGGCGACGCCGGTCAACGGGAAATGCGCGCCGATCTTGATGATCGTGTCGGTGACGCCGACCGTCGAGCCCTTCTGCTCGCCATCGGGTCTGCCGCCCGCTCCGCAGGCGGCGGTGACCGTGACGGCCAGGAAGACGGCCACGGCCTTGGTCCAGCGTTTCATGAAGTTCTCCTCCGGTGGATGAGTTTCCGCAGCCCACCGGCGAGACCGGCGGGCGCGAGCAGCACGATCAGGACGGTGACCAGGCCGTAGATCAACGGCGCCAGATGCGCGGCCTGCACGTCGGACAGGCCGAGATCCGTTCCCGCGCCGGTCACCAGCGGCGGCAGAAAGGTCAGCAGCGCGGCGCCGGCGAGCGCTCCGGTCAGGCTCCCGAGACCGCCGAGCACCACCGCGGAAACCAGCAGCAGCGACAACGTCAGCGCGAACCCGCTCGGCGCCGCCAGCCGCGCCGACAGCGCCATCAGCGCACCGGCCAGCCCCGCGCACCCCGAGCTGACGACGAACGCCCGCACCCGCGTGCGACCGAGGTCGATCCCGGCGAGTTCGGCGGCCACGTCCTCGTCGCGGACCGCCCGCCAGTCGCGTCCGACGCGGCCACGGGACAGGTTCGCCAGCAGCACGAACACGATGATCACCGCGAGCCACGAAAGATAGGCGAGATAACGGATCGACGTGAGTTCCTTGCCGGTGACGAAGTACGCGGCGTCCGCCAGCCAGACGGGGATTTCCGGCATGCGCACGGGCAAGCCTTGTTCGCCGCCGAGCGCTTCGCCGAAGAACAACGGGATCCCGGGGACGGCGACGGCGAGCGCGAGTGTCGCCCCGGCGAGATACGGCCCGTGCAGCCTGGCCGCGGCGACGCCCACGAGTGCCCCGACGGCCAGCGTGATCACCATCGCCAGCACCAGGATCACCGGCAGCGGAAGGAATTCCGATTTCAGCAGGAGCGCCGTCGAGTACGCGCCGACGGCCATCAAGGCGCCGTGCCCGAGCGACAGCTGCCCGTTGAGACCGGTCAAGACGGTCAGGCCGCC is a genomic window containing:
- a CDS encoding MarR family winged helix-turn-helix transcriptional regulator, with amino-acid sequence MEDVDAAGLDFWSFVALANRRLAHEYGFRHQLATEVLLTLNRASDLVTYDLEAAVHRPRGRSWSAFRLLFVVWLAGPLEPTSAARLTGMSRAAVSNLVKTLVAEGMLHRVPDERDGRSVQLSLTEAGHEEMVSVFREHNEREFGWTNALTETEQRILVMLLGKLITSRAEFGTRSRK
- the fahA gene encoding fumarylacetoacetase, which translates into the protein MTTIDIPAGSLFGIDNLPYGVFSVDSDSPRVGVRVGDSVLDLAAALGDDVFAAPTLNPFMAQGYDRWVAVRERIRDLVTGEVPDGAVHPVERVTLHLPIEVADYVDFYASEHHASNVGRLFRPDAEPLLPNWKHLPVGYHGRSGTVLVSGTDIVRPSGQRKAPAEAAPVFGPSTRLDIEAEMGFIVGTGTPLNTPITPDSFPRHVFGAVLLNDWSARDIQAWEYVPLGPHLGKSFATSISPWVVPILALEAARIPLPGQTDPEPLPYLRESDAWGLDIDLVIEWNGEEVSRPPFREMYWSPAQMLAHLTVNGASSRTGDLYGSGTISGPEKHQRGAFLELSWGGKEPLTVKGEERTFLLDGDEVVITGTAPGANGSRIGFGEVRGRVLPAL
- a CDS encoding ABC transporter substrate-binding protein, with the translated sequence MKRWTKAVAVFLAVTVTAACGAGGRPDGEQKGSTVGVTDTIIKIGAHFPLTGVAAPGYSEIPSGHQAYYDYVNANGGVNGRKIEFVVKDDGYNPTTTSAVTDELVLREEIFAMVGGLGTPTHSAVVDFLNNSKVPDLFVSSGSLRWGDDPKKAPFTFGWQPDYEIEGKIIGDWVRKNMPNAKVGLFLQDDDFGRDGEKGVRRYLGQQIVEVAKYSPGNTDIAPQIAKLKAAGVDLVLGFTVPSYTALSQLASLKIGFKPKWVYSNVGSDPALVGSLLARFSEGKVTNGASLIDGVVTTEYLPGVDAPDNAWTKLWQSVWKAHGKGGDLTNYRIYGMAQAYTFVQALRAAGKDLTREHLVEVIQQSGKTFEGPGLAPFRYTGDSHLGISGMSVVELKGGVGKDLTPVLVTDLGEAPIKADDSAANDGPPPNGIPGS
- a CDS encoding branched-chain amino acid ABC transporter permease, whose product is MPRRSLLSALAALLVVVLVLENSGPFLTSQLTTMAYFAIAAGGLTVLTGLNGQLSLGHGALMAVGAYSTALLLKSEFLPLPVILVLAMVITLAVGALVGVAAARLHGPYLAGATLALAVAVPGIPLFFGEALGGEQGLPVRMPEIPVWLADAAYFVTGKELTSIRYLAYLSWLAVIIVFVLLANLSRGRVGRDWRAVRDEDVAAELAGIDLGRTRVRAFVVSSGCAGLAGALMALSARLAAPSGFALTLSLLLVSAVVLGGLGSLTGALAGAALLTFLPPLVTGAGTDLGLSDVQAAHLAPLIYGLVTVLIVLLAPAGLAGGLRKLIHRRRTS